One Hordeum vulgare subsp. vulgare chromosome 4H, MorexV3_pseudomolecules_assembly, whole genome shotgun sequence DNA window includes the following coding sequences:
- the LOC123449662 gene encoding protein DETOXIFICATION 27-like — translation MAGSRRGGDEEACRVDLLDGGAKKDDWPAVDGGGEASSKLGRRVLEESKKLWVIVAPAMFSRIVTFSMNVITQAFAGHLGDLELAAISIANTVVVGFSFGLMLGMASALETLCGQAFGAKKYHMMGVYMQRSWIVLLGCAVLLLPMYFFAEDVLLLTGQSPELSAMAGRVSVWFIPLHFSFALLFPLQRFLQCQMKNFVSAAASGVALCVHLLVSWLFITRLRFGLVGIALTLNFSWWATFAMLFAYVACGGCPDTWHGFSVEAFADIWEFVKLSAASGVMLCLENWYYRVLILLTGNLKDAAIAVDALSICMTINAWEMMIPLAFFAGTGVRVANELGAGNGKGARFATIVSSLTSLVIGLFFWVLIMGLHDKLALIFTSSAVVLDAVNNLAILLAFTILLNSIQPVLSGVAVGSGWQSAVAYVNIGSYYFIGVPMGVLLGWLFNLGVLGIWAGMIGGTAVQTLILAIMTIRCDWEKEAMVASTRMDKWSEVR, via the exons ATGGCGGGGTCGCGGCGagggggcgacgaggaggcgtgCCGGGTGGACCTCCTGGACGGCGGCGCCAAGAAGGATGACTGGCCGGCggtggacggcggcggcgaggcgtcGTCCAAGCTGGGGAGGCGGGTGCTGGAGGAGTCGAAGAAGCTGTGGGTGATCGTGGCGCCGGCCATGTTCAGCCGCATCGTCACCTTCAGCATGAACGTCATCACGCAGGCCTTCGCCGGCCACCTCGGCGACCTGGAGCTCGCCGCCATCTCCATCGCCAACACCGTCGTCGTCGGCTTCAGCTTCGGCCTCATG CTCGGCATGGCGAGCGCGTTGGAGACGCTGTGCGGGCAGGCGTTCGGCGCCAAGAAGTACCACATGATGGGCGTCTACATGCAGCGCTCCTGGATCGTGCTGCTCGGCTGCGCGGTGCTGCTCCTCCCCATGTACTTCTTCGCCGAGGACGTGCTGCTGCTCACGGGCCAGTCGCCGGAGCTGTCGGCCATGGCCGGCAGGGTGTCCGTCTGGTTCATcccgctccacttctccttcgccCTCCTCTTCCCGCTGCAGCGCTTCCTGCAGTGCCAGATGAAGAACTTCGTCAGCGCCGCCGCCTCCGGGGTGGCGCTCTGCGTCCACCTCCTCGTCAGCTGGCTCTTCATCACCAGGCTCCGCTTCGGCCTCGTCGGCATCGCcctcaccctcaacttctcctggtGGGCCACCTTCGCCATGCTCTTCGCCTACGTCGCCTGCGGCGGCTGCCCGGACACCTGGCACGGCTTCTCCGTCGAGGCGTTCGCCGACATTTGGGAGTTCGTCAAGCTCTCCGCCGCGTCGGGCGTCATGCTATG CTTGGAGAACTGGTACTACAGGGTGCTCATCTTGCTGACAGGGAACCTCAAGGACGCGGCTATTGCGGTGGATGCGCTCTCCATCTG CATGACCATTAACGCATGGGAGATGATGATTCCCTTGGCGTTCTTCGCGGGCACTGG AGTGCGGGTGGCGAACGAGCTGGGCGCCGGGAACGGGAAGGGGGCCCGGTTCGCGACGATCGTGTCGTCCTTGACGTCGCTGGTGATCGGGCTCTTCTTCTGGGTGCTGATCATGGGCCTCCACGACAAGCTGGCGCTCATCTTCACGTCCAGCGCCGTCGTGCTGGACGCCGTCAACAACCTCGCCATCCTGCTGGCCTTCACCATCCTGCTCAACAGCATCCAGCCCGTGCTCTCAG GTGTGGCTGTTGGATCCGGCTGGCAATCCGCGGTGGCCTACGTCAACATCGGAAGCTACTACTTCATCGGCGTCCCCATGGGTGTCCTCCTCGGGTGGCTCTTCAACCTTGGCGTCCTG GGGATCTGGGCGGGGATGATCGGCGGAACCGCCGTCCAGACGCTGATCCTGGCCATCATGACCATTCGCTGCGACTGGGAA